In the Desulfuromonas sp. DDH964 genome, TGCTGTTGCAACAGTTCGATCGGCGCCGCAGCGGCCGCCCTTTACAGTGGCGCTGCAGAGCTCCCCCCACCGAGGACCTGGTAGAGGGTGACCTGGTTGGCGAGCAGGGCGAGGCGCACCCCGATCAGGTTCTGCCGGGCGCTGTAGAGGGAGCGATGGGCATCGAGAACATTGAGGTAGCTGTCGATCCCCCTGGCATAACGGGCCTGGGAGAGGCGGTAGCTCTCTGCGGTGGCCGCGGTAAGAGCCTGCTGCGCCGCCGCCTGCTCGCCGATGGTGGCCCGAACGGCGAGGGCGTCCGCCACCTCGCGGAAAGCGACCTGGATCGCCTGCTCGTAGCGGGCTACGGCAAGCTGCTGGTCGACCTTCGCTACCGCGAGGTTGGCGCGGTTGGCGCCGGCGTTGAAGAGTGGCAGGGTCAGGCGCGGCGCGAAGTTCCAGGCGAGGGAGCCGGCGCCGAACAGCCCGGAGAGCTGGTCGCTGCCGGTACCGATGGAGGAGACCAGCTCGATACGCGGGAAGAAAGCGGCCCGCGCCGCGCCGATGTTGGCGTTGGCCCCCTGCAGCCGATGCTCGGCGGCGCGGATATCGGGCCGCGCCAGCAGCACCGTGGAGGGGAGACCGGGGGCGAGGGTACGGAAAGGGGCCGGGTCGGTGCTGAGCGTCGCCGGCAGCAGGGGTGCTGCCACCCGGGCGCCGACCAGCAGATCGAGACCATTCTCGTCCTGGGCGACCAGGGAGGTGTAGCGGGCGATGTCGACCCGCGCCGCCTCGAGGCTCGATCTGGCCTGGTTGAGATCGAGGGCAGAGGCGACCCCGGCCTGGAAGCGGCGCTCGATCAAATGGTAGGAGGCCTGCTGGTTTTCCAGGGTCTCCCGGGCGAGCTGCAGCCCCTCGCGATCGGCGGCGAGGTTCAGGTAGGCGCGGGCAACGCTGGCGACCAGGCTGATCTCGACGCTGCGCCGGGCCTCGCTGGTGGCGAGATATTCCTCCAGCGCCTGCTCCTTGAGGCTGCGCACCCGGCCGAAGAGGTCGAGCTCAAAGGCGCTGACGCCGAGACCGACGCTGTACTGGCGGACGATCTCACCGTCACCGCTGGCGGAGAGGTCGGCGGGGATGCGCTGGACGCTGCCGGCGGCGCTGCCGTCCAGGGCCGGCAGCAGGTCGGCACGGCGGATCCGGTACTCGGCCTGGGCCCGCTCCATGTTGAGCAGGGCGAGGCGCAGGTCGCGGTTCTTCTCCAGTGCCGTGGCAATGACCGCGCGCAGCTGCGGATCGAGGAAGAAGTCCTGCCAGGGGATCTCCGCAACGGCCGCGCCGGCGGTCGCTGGCGTTTCCCCCCCCTGGCCCGGCCAGTCAGTGGGGACCGGCGCGGCGGGACGGGAGTAATTGGGGGCCAAGGTCGCGCAGCCGGCCAGCAGCGCGAGCAGAAAGAACAGAAAGAGCGTTTTCCGTTGCATATCAGTGCCCCTCCATCGGCGCGGCGACAGTCTTCTTCTTCCTGGCAAAGAGCCGCGAAATCAGGACGAAAAAGAATGGGATGAAAATCAGGTCGATAAAGGTCGCCGACAACAGGCCGCCGGTGACCGCCGTACCGATGGCGTTCTGGGCCGCCGCACCCGCCCCGTTGGTCAGCGCCAGCGGGAGAGTGCCAAAGAAGAAGGCGAGCGAGGTCATGATGACCGGCCGCAGCCGGATCTTTACCGCCGTCAGGGTGGCTTCGACCAGCTCGTGCCCCTGATTCAGCTGGTCCTTGATGAACTGGATGATCAGGATGGCGTTCTTGGTCGAGAGACCCACCGTGGTGAGCAGGCCAATCTGCAGGTAGATGTCGTCAGGCAGACCTCGCAGGGTTACCGCCGTCACCGCACCGACCAACCCCAGAGGGAGCATCAACAGGTTGACGAAAGGGATGGTCACGCTCTCGTAGAGAGCCGCCACGGCAAGAAAGACCACCAAGAGCGAGATGGCGTAGAGGGCCGGGGCCTGGGCGCCCGCCTTCTTCTCCTCGTAGGAGAGGCCGGTCCACTCGTAGCCAATCCCCGCCGGCAGCTTGGAGACCAGCTGTTCCATCCGGTTCATCGCCTCCCCGGTGCTGATGCCGGGCGCCGCCTGTCCCATGATCTCCACCGAGGGAATGCCATTGTAGCGTTCCAGGCGCGGCGAACCGAACTGCCAGTGGGCGGTGGAAAACGCCGAGAAAGGAACCATCGCCCCCTGGTCGTTGCGGACGTACCAGCGGTTAATGTCCTCCGGCAGCATCCGGAACTGGGGATCAGCCTGGACAAAGACCTTCTTGACCCGGCCGTTCTGGATGAAGTCGTTGACGTAGCTGCTCCCCCAGGCCGTGGAGAGAACGCTGTTAATGTCCCCGATCGCCACCCCCTGAGCGCCAGCCCGGGCGTCGTCGATGTCGAGCTTGAACTCCGGGGTGTCGTTCTGGCCGTTGGGACGTACCGCAACCAGGTTGGGATCCTGCATCGCCATACCGAGGAGCTGGTTGCGCGCTGCCATCAGCTGGTCATGGCCGAGCCCACCGCGATCCTGGAGTTCCAGGTCGAACCCGTTGGCGACCCCGAGCTCCAACACCGCCGGCGGCGAAAAAGCGAACGCGAGGCCGTCGCGAATGTGGGAGAAGGCCTGCATGGCCCGGCCGGCGATGGCGTCGGCCTGCAGCGCAGGTTCCTGCCGCACCTTCCAGTCCTTGAGCTTGACGAAGGCCAGTCCCATGTTCTGGCCACGGCCGGCGAAGCTGAAGCCGGCCACGGTGATGACCCCCTCGACGGCCTGCTTCTCGTCCTCGAGAAAGTGTTTCTCCATCTGTTGGAGAACTTTGATCGTTCGATCCTGGGTCGCTCCGGCCGGCAATTGGGCCTGACAGATGAGAAAGCCCTGGTCCTCGCTCGGGAGGAAAGAGGTCGGCAGCTTGAGAAAGAAGTGGACCATGACGGCAACGATGCAGCCGTAGATCAGCAAATAGCGCAGCGGCTTGCGGAACGAGTGGCCGACGATCCGCTCGTAATTGTGGCGGCAGAATTCGAAGGCCCGGTTGAAATAGCGGAAGAACCAGGGGAACCAGCCGCTTTCACCGGCCTGATGTCCCTTGGGGATCGGCTTCAGGATGGTTGCGCACAGCGCCGGGGTGAGGATCATCGCTACCAACACCGAGAGGATCATGGCGGAGATGATGGTGATGGAGAACTGGCGGTAGATGACGCCGGTCGAACCGCCGAAAAAGGCCATGGGGAGGAAAACCGCCGTCAGCACGGTAGCGATCCCCCACAGGGCTCCGGTGATCTGCCCCATCGACTTGATCGTCGCGTCATGGGGCGAGAGCCCCTCCTCGGACATGATCCGCTCGACGTTCTCTACCACAACGATGGCGTCGTCGACCAGCAGGCCGATGACGATGACCAGGGCGAACATGGTCAGGGTGTTGATGGAGAAACCGGCGACCGAAAGCGCCCCCATCGTCCCGAGCAGCACCACCGGCACGGCGATAGTCGGAATCAGGGTGGCGCGGATATTCTGCAAAAAGAGGAACATGATGACGAAGACCAGGCAGATCGCCTCGATCAGCGTCCGAACCACCTCTTCGATGGAGATTTTGACGAAGGGTGTGGAGTCGTAGGGATAGACCACCTTCAGCCCGGCCGGAAAGTACTTCTCCAGTTCGGCCATCTTGGCCTTGATCCGGGTCCCGGTCTCCAGGGCGTTGGCGCCCGAAGCGAGACGGACCGCCATCCCGCCCAGCGGCTTGCCGTTGTAGAAGGCCTGGATCTGGTAGTCTTCGGTACCGATCTTGGTGGTTGCCACATCCTTCAGCCGCACCGTCGAGCCGTCAGGGTTAGTGCGCAGGATGATGGCGTCGAACTCTTCCGGCGTGTGCAGCAGGGTGCGGGCGGTGACGGTGGCGTTGAGCTGCTGTCCCTGCTCGGCCGGCAGGCCGCCGAACTGACCGGCCGAGACCTGGGCGTTCTGGGCCTGCAACGCCGCCACCACGTCGCTGGTGGTCAGGTGATAGTTGTAGAGCCTGGCCGGATCGAGCCAGACCCGCATAGCGTTCTGGGTGCCGAAAACCTGAAGTTCGCCGACGCCATCCAGGCGACTGATGATGTCCTGGACGTTGGAGACCATGAAGTCGGTGATGGCGTTGCGATCCATCGAGCCGTTTTCCGAGACCAGGCCGACGATCAGCAGGAAGTTGCGGGTCGATTTGACCACCTGAATTCCCTGCCGCTGGACGATCTGCGGCAACAACGGCACCGCCAGTTGCAGCTTGTTCTGGGTCTGGACCTGGGCGATATTGGGGTCGGTGCCGGCCTTGAAGGTCAGGGTGATGGCGACCGTTCCCGAGGAGTCGCTGGTCGAGGACATGTAGAGCAGGTTGTCGATACCGTTGAGCTTCTGTTCGATCACCTGGGTGACGGTGTCCTGGACGGTCTGTGCCGAAGCGCCTGGATAGACGGCGCGAATGGCGATCTGCGGCGGCGCGATCGGCGGATACTGGGAGACCGGCAGGGTCTTGACCGCCAGCAGGCCGGCCAGCATGACGCCAATGGCAATCACCCAGGCAAAGATCGGGCGATTGATAAAAAATTTCGGCATGACGGGGCTCCTCTACTTCGCTGCGGCCGGCTGCGCTGCAGCGGCAGGGGTACCGAAAGGAACAGGCTTGACCACCGTCCCCGGCCGGGCCCGTTGCAGCCCCTCCAGGATGACGCGGTCGCCGGGCTTTAGTCCACCCGCGACGAGCCAGTAGTCACCGACCGTGCGTGCAACCTGAATCACCCGTTGCTCGACCTTATCGTCGGCACCGACCAGCATCACCACCGCGTTCCCTTCCGGATTGCGGGTCACGCCCCGCTGCGGCACCAGGATGGCATTTTCGTTGACCCCCTCTTCGAGAAGAGCGCGCACGTACATCCCGGGCAACAGGAGCTGTTTCGGATTGGGGAAGAGGGTACGCAGGGTGACCGAGCCGGTACTCGGGTCGACGGTAACGTCGGAAAACTTGAGGACCCCCGTCTGGTCGTAATCCGTCCCATCCTCGAAGACGAGCCGTACCTTGGCCTGGCCGGCCGCCCCCTTGAGGGCGCCGCTGGCCAGTTCCCGCTTTAGCTGCAGCAGCTCGGCGCTCGACTGGGTGACATCCACGTAGGCCGGATCGAGCGCCTGGATTGTCGCCAGCGGGGTGGCCTGACTGGCCGTCACCAAGGCGCCGGTGGTAACCAGAGAGCGGCCGATGCGGCCGCTGATCGGAGCCTTGACGGTTGTGTAACCGAGGTTGATGCGCGCTGTATCTACCGCTGCCTGAGCCACTTGGACGTCGGCTTCGGCCTGCTTGATGGCGGCTGTAACGTCGTCCGATTCCTGCTTGCTCACCGCGTCGATCTTGACCAGCCCGGCATAGCGCTCAGCCTTGAGGCGCGCCGGTTCGACGTTCGCCTCCGCCCGGGCGAGAGCCGCCTGGGCGCTGGCATAGGCAGCCTGGTAGGTGGCCGGATCGATCTGGTAGAGCACATCGCCGGCCTTCACCTCGCCCCCCTCGGTGAAGAGGCGCTTCTGGATAATCCCTCCCACCTGGGGGCGCACCTCGGCAATCAACCGCGCCGAAACCCGGCCGGCAAGTTCCCTGGTAAGGGTCACCGGCTGCGTCTTCATCACCGCGACTCCTACCTCAGGCGGCGGCGCCTGGGAAGGAGGAGCGGCTACCGACGGCTGGTCGCAGCCGGCAATCGTCAAGCCGGCCACGAGCAGCCCGGCAAACAGGATTTTTCTGAGTGTGCACACGTTTCGCATAACAACCTCTGGCATGAAGTGGAAATAGGGCTTCGTCCCGGCGCGAGCCGGAACGGTTCTCAACCAAGGTGACCTTTCGGGACTATCTTCGGACTCCGTCCCAGCAGGCCGCAGTGATCCGGGCGATGAGGTCTTCGTCCAGGGCGATGAACCCCAAAATATGGTCCCGGGCGACGGCCAGCAGTGGACCGAAAGCCAGGGCGAACAGGGAAGCCAGCGGCAGGTCCTTCATCACCTGCTGCGCGATGGCCTCGGCAAAAAGCTGCTGATAGACCCCGCAATTCCCCTTCTTTCCCAGCAGTTTGTCCCGCCGGAATTCGACCCCGTAGGGGGAGTTGTGAAACTGTTCCAGGTAACGGAAATCGAGGGGGTGGTCGATAAAGTACTTGAGCCAGGCCGAGCCGAGGTGAATGAACCGCTCGCGGATCGGCTTGTCGGTCGCATAGCCCACCATCAAGACCGGACGAATCCGGGATTCGAGCTCCTGATAGAGGACGTTGATGAGGACATCCTTGTTCTCGAAATAGCGGTAGATGGTCCCCGCCCCGACCCCGGCCCGCTCGGCAATCATCGCCATCGGCGCGCCGTGAAAGCCGTTTTCGGCGATCAGTTCGAGGGCGGCGTGGAGGATCTCTTCCCGCTTGTCGGTTCTGGTCATGCGGTTCTCCTCGTTGCGGAATGAACGTTCATTCTTCTAGCACGGGGAGTTCCGCACGGGCAAGTGTTTTTTCGGCCCGCTAGTCGATTTCGATGGCGCCGATATCGGCGAGGGGGCGACCGGGATCGCAGGATCTTGCTCAGATCAACTTGCCGTTGGCGGGTTTCGGCGCCGGCAGCCGTGGGGCGAGGAAGCGGAAGAGCGTCGGGTAGACGACGCTGGCGAAGAGGGCGGTGAGGACGAGGGCGGCGCTGAGCGGGTCGGAGATCAGCCCCATGCGCTTGCCGAGGGTGCCGGCGACGACGATCATCGACAGGGGGGCCGAGAGGAGGATCGCCATTGCACCCGCCTCGCGAAAGGAGAGGCGCAGGGGACGCACCAGCAGCAGCGGCGAGAGGTTGCTGACCAGGACCATGCCGGTGAGGACGAGGGCGGTGAGGACGATCGGCAGCGAGGTGACGGTCTGCAGGTCGAGCTGGGAGCCGACGCCGATGAAGAAGAAGGGGATCAGAAAGCCGAAGCCGAGGGCATTGAGCTTCTCCTCGAAGCGCCCCATGCTGCGGAAGACCTGGCTGAAGATCATGCCGGCGAGAAACGAGCCGAGGATCGGCTCGGCGCCGGCGGCCGCGGCGAGAATGCCGCCGCCGAAGGCGACCACGACCACTGCCCGCACCCCTTCCTCGACCGGGTCCTGGCTCTCCATCACCTTCGCCACCCGGTCGGGATGCCACCAGGCGAGCAGGTAGAGCAGCCGCAGCACCAGCAGCGCCAGGCCGAAGAGAAGCGCCAGCTTGCCGAGTTCGAGGACCGCCTCCCAGGCCAGACCGTGCTTGTGGTAGGCGTCGATCAGGGTCAGCACCAGGATCGAGAGGAGCTCGCCGGTCAAGGCAACGCCGATGATGTCGCGCCCGAGGGGGGTACGCGAGAGGCCGAGCTCCTTGAGGACCGGGATGGTGATGCCGGCGGAGATCATCGCCACCGCCACGCCGAGGAAAAAGGGCTGGCCGCAGGCGACGAAAATTAGCGGAGTGACCGAGAAGGAGACGACCGAGATCAGCACGTACCAGGGGCTCTTGCCGCTCTTGCGGACGCTGTGCAGGTCGAGCTCCATGCCGGCGATGAACATCAGGTAGATGAAGCCGAGTTCGCGCAGCAGCTGAAACCACTCCGGTCGGCCGTTGATCAGGGTGTTGAAGAGGAAGGCGCCGTAGACGATTTCGAGGGCCGCCGAAGGGAGGCGGAAGCGGCGCGCGAAGAAGGGGATGACGGCGGCGCCGAGGACCACCAGAAAGATGGAGAGCTGTTCGTGTCCCATGGCGCTCCTCAGGCGATCTTTTCGTCCGGCGGCATCAGCAGGGTGGAGATGCCGGCGCGCCGCACCAGGCTCCAGGCAACATCGGGACGCAGCAGGGGAAAGAGGCGCCCTTCGGGGTGCCAGCTGCCGACATCAGCGACCATCAGGTTGTAGTCGCCGAGGGCCGCGCTGATGACCCGTACCGGGTTCCCTTCCAGGTCGACGGCTCCCACCGTGGCACGGTAGACCAGGGCGAGTTCGGTCGCCGCCTTGCGCATCTCCGCTTCGGTCCCGTGCTCCTCCTCCGAGGCGATGTATTCGGAAGGAACGGCAAAGAGCGCATCGATGCGGTAACGAATCCCGGCCGACATCTCCAGGGTTGTCTCCAGGGCGTGCTGGAAACCGACCGGGTCGACCGCCGGCACCGCCACTTTTTCATAGGGAAAGCTGCCGGCCGCAAGGAGGACCGGGCAACCGACGATGCTGGAGAGCTGGCGCAGGCAGCGCTTGCTGAGGTGGTCGCCGAAGAGTTGCAGGCCGCGGCCGAGGGCGCCGTCGCGGGGGAGGATGACGACGCTGGCGTCGCGGCCGAGTTCGCGCACCGCGTCCCGCACCGCGGCGCAAGGTTCGTCGGTACCGGCCGGCTCGCAGCGCAGTTCGCCGACATGCTGGCGGGTCACCAGCCCGCGGAGTTCCTCTTCCAGCGCCTCCCCCGGCCGGGCGCAGACGAAGAGCGCCTTTTCGAGGGGGAAGACGCTGAGCAGGTAGGCGAGCTCCTCCAGGTAGGAAGGGGGCGGCTCGGCCGGGACATAGGCGACCAGGGTGTCGCCGAATTCGAGGGGAAAATGCTCGAAGCGGAAGGTCATCAGGTCGGTGACGGTCTTCAGCACCTTGGGATCGCCGAGCAGCACCACCCGGTCCTTGGCACGCAGCACCGTGTCACCGCTCGGGATGACGATGTTGCCGTCGCGATAGACGATGCCGACCCGCCAGCTGCGGGGATTGAGGGCCGCCAGCGACTTGTTGGCAAGGCGCGAGTGGCCGTGAACCTCGACCTCGAGGATCTCGTTCTTGCCGAGACCGATCCCCTGCACCGTCTTGCTTTTGAACTCGACCCGGTTGCGCAGGAAGGTGGCGCTGGCGGTAAAGATCCCCTCGACCTCGACATCGAGCTTTTCCAGGGTCTTGATGCCACCGCGGGTGATCCCCAGCGCGACCAGGCGCGGAACGTTGAAGTGCTGGCGCAGCACCCGGGCGACCTCGATATTGACATCCTCGGAGGTGGTGGTGATGAGGATGGTGTCGACCTTGCCGGCGCCGGCCTTCTCCAGGAACATGCGGCTGGTGGCGTCCCCCTGGAAGGTTTCGAGCCCCTCGCTGCGCAGCTGCGCGGCGACCTCCAGCAGTTCCGGGCTGGCGTCGACGCAAACCAGATTAATGTGGCGCGAAAGGGTGCGCACCAGCTGCAGGCCGATATCCCCCAGGCCGATGATCATGCATTTACCCGCTGCCATCCGTCCTCCCCGTAGCGGTCCCGGCCGGCTCCGCCCCTTTGACAACTGCCGGCGCCCGGCCCTATACTCCCTGAGTAAAATTCCTACACACTCGGGAGTGGCCATGGATTCGATCAGTGACCCCAAGATCGCCCAGCTGGCGGCCAAGATCGCCAGCTACGGCAAAGAAAACCTGGAAGATATCCTGCACGTTCTGGTCGAGGCCGTCAACCTGATTACGCGCCAGAACCGCTGCCGCGTCTACCTCGAGGACCTCACCAGCGGCAGCCTCGCCTGCACCACCGCCACCGGCCTCCACGCCGAGGCGATCCGCGAACATTCCTTTCCGATCAACAGCAGGGACTACCTGGTATCAAAGGTCTACCTGACCCAGGAGGAGGCCCAGGTCGAGGATGTCCTCACCTTCCCGAGCCGCTTCGCCCGCGAACTCGCCGAGCGTTTCGCCATCCGCGCCAGCTGTCACCTGCCGCTGCTGCACCAGGGGCGCGCGGTCGGCGTCGTCTGCGTCGATAGCGGTCGCCAGGGGCACCTCCCCGGCAGCGCAGAGCGCCGCGCCCTGCGCCACTTCCTCGACAGCACCGCGGCGATCGTCGATGCCGCCCGCAAGTACCACCAGCAGATGGTCCTCGCCCGCCGCGTCGACGAGGCGAAGAAGAAGGAGGCGGCCTTCACCATGGTCAAGTCGGCGGTGCGGCTGATCGACAAGCTCTCCCTCGCCTCGGTGCTGGTACCGGCGCCCCTCGCCACCGGGAGCGGCGAGGAGGGGCTGCGCATCCTCGCCAGCTACTCCAAGGAGAAGGAAGCGCGCCAGCTTTACGAGGACGAACGCCTGATCAGCCTCGCGCCGGGGGAATCGCTGCTGTCGCGCTATGTCAACGCCAGCGGCGTGATCAGCGACGAGACCCTGCTGCAACCCCTCTATATCCCCAACCTCACCAGCGAGCGTCTGCAGAAGCGCTACCTCACCGAGCAGATGGGGATGAAGTCCCTCTACGTCGTCCCCCGCTACGAGCCGCGCACCCGCAGGGTGATCTGCCTTGTCAATTACTATACCCGCACCGCCTACCGTTTCAGCGATTTTGAAAAGGGGCTTTTAGAGGCCCACGCCGAGATGGCGCAGCGGGTGATCCAGGAGATCGGCGACGAGCACATGGAGATCCAGGTCCTCGCCGAGATCAACGACCTGCTGCAGGAGAAGTTCGAGGGAACCCAGCCCTTCCTCTCCCGGGTTTTGGCCAAGGCAGTGGAGCTGATCGGCGCCGACACCGGCAGCATCGCCCTGGTGCGCGAGCAGGAGGGGGAGCGCTGGCTGGTGGTGGAAGAACCCGACGGCCGGCTCGCCGGTGCGAAGAGCAAGGAGTGGCTGAAGAAAAACATCCCGCCGATCCGCATCGGCGGAATGGAACTCCTCCCCGAGGAGCGCAGCCTTACCGGCTACGTCGCCCACACCAAGCGCCCCTGGCTGGTCGCCGACACCGGCGAGGAGAAGCGCAACGGCGGTTTCTACCGGGAGATCACCGAGTCGATCAAGAGCGAGCTGGCGGTGCCGGTGATCTGCGACGACGAGGTGCTCGCCGTAATCTGTCTCGACTCGCAGCGCCCCTGGTACTTCAGCGACGAGCACAAGCGCATCCTGCAGATCATCGAGCAGATGATCTCGCGCCACCTCTCCGATCTGCAGCGCATCGAGAAGCTCACCACCGAGGTGAGCCGGCTGCGCACCGACGTCGGCTACAAGGATCCCAAGATCCACTCCTACAAGCTTGGCAACATCATCGGCAACTCGCAAAAGGCGACGGAGATCGTCGACTTCATCCAGCGCGTCACCCCGCCGATCTTCAACCGCATCGCCATGTGGACCCAGCGCGACCTCTCCGAGGCGACCCTCGGCCTGCCGTCGATCCTGATCACCGGCGCCACCGGCAGCGGCAAGGAGTTCTTCTTCAACAACCTCTACTCGCGCCTCAACGAGATGTACCAGGGGCAGATCAACCCGCGCGGCGAGCTCGCGGTGCAGAAGAGCAACATCGCCGCCTACAGCGGCGAGCTGACCTACTCGGAGCTCTTCGGCCACAAGCGCGGCGCCTTCACCGGCGCCCATACCGACCGCAAGGGGATCCTCGAAGAGGCCCACGGCGGGGTGGTCTTTCTCGACGAGATCGGTGACGCCGACCCCAAGACCCAGGTGCAGCTGCTGCGCTTTCTCGACAATGGCGGTTTCATGCGTCTCGGCGAGAACACCACCCGCTACGCCCGGGTGCTGCTGGTCGCCGCCACCAACCGCGACCTGCGCCAGCTGATCGCCGCCGGCACTTTCCGGGAGGATCTCTACCACCGCCTCTCCGAGCTGACCGTCGAGGTTCCCTCCCTCAACGAGCGGCGCGAGGACATCCCCGATTTGGTGGTGCACTTTCTCGGCAAGCTCTGGAAGGTCTACAAGCGCCCCGAGGAGAGCGACGACGCCGTCCCCGGCATCAGCCGCGGCGCCCAGGCGCTCCTCGCCGCCCACAACTACACCGGCAACATCCGCGAGCTGCGCTCGATCCTGGTGCGGGCGCTCTTCTTCCGCAAGGGGCGCACCATCAGCGAGGAAGACGTGCGCAAGATCCTCGACGCGCTGGTCGCCTCGCCCGCCGCCCCGGAAGGGACCGCCGAGGCGCTGCGCGACCAGCTCGCCGGCGAGCTCTTCGCCACCATCCGCCGTGGCGACGAGGACTTCTGGAGCGGTCTCTACATCCCCTTCACCGAGAGCACCATCTCCCGCGACGTCGTCGCAGCCGTCATCGACCTCGCCCGCGCCGCCGGCGCCACCTCGATGCCGAAGATCGCTCTGCTTCTGCGCGCCTGCGATCCCAAGAGCAGTGATCCGGAACAGCAGAAGATTTTTTACCGCTTCAAGAACTTTCTCTACAAGACGATCCGCATCAAGTAACCGGGCAGCTCTCCCCCCTCAAAAAACGAACAAAGCCGCCCGGGGTCAGCGGGCGGCTTTGTTCGTTAACGGGGCAGCGAAAGCGGGGTCAGTCGGCGCTCACCAGGGCGCCGCTGGCAAGGTCGAGCTTACGGTAGAAGCAGGTCTCGCGGGTCTTGCCGGTCTCGGGACTCCTGGTGTGGCAGGCGCCGCCCCCCTGGGGTTCGACGATGTAGACCAGGGCGTCCTGGTCGCAGTCGGTGCGGATCTCGACGATCTTCAGAAAATCGCCCGAGGTCTCCCCCTTGGTCCAGAGTTCGTTGCGCGAGGTCGACCAGAAGGTCGCCATTCCCTTCTTCAGCGTCGTCGCAAAGGCCTCGGCGTTGACATAGGCGAGCATCAGCACCCGCCCGTCCCTGGCGTCCTGCACCACGGCCGGCACCAGCCCGCCGCGCTTGTCGAAAGCGATGGCGATCTCGCTCCCTTCTTCGAGTTGTTTCTTGTCCATGATCAATCTCCTTCGTATCTGAATCACTTGGGATAAATGGCTATGAAAAATTTCGTCCAACCTGGCCGTGGGACGGAATTTGGCGCCGCCATTCAGAATTTGCGGGGACGCACCATGTCCTGGGTGAAGACCTTGGGCGCCGGGATCGGCACGATGCCATCGACGCCGAGGCGCAGCAGTTTGGGCGCGAGGATGTTGAGCTGGGATTCGCGAATGACCGCCGACACCGAGCGCCAGGCCTCGTCCACCACCGGGCTGACGGTGGGGGAGATCACCGAGGGGAGGATCTTCTCGACCTGGTCGAGAACCCGGGTCGGCACGTCCATGAAGACCATGTAGACCGGCTCGCGCTCGGCCTGCAGGACGGCGTCGATGCAGATGCGGATATCCTCCATCTTCTCCAGCTTGGCGGGGTCGGCAAGGGCGGCACGGTTGGCGAGCAGCTGGGGGTTGGAGGTGAAGAGCTCGGCGACGATGATGTTGCCGTTGGCCTTTAAGGTGGCGCCGGTCTCGGTGATGTCGGTGAAGGCGTCGCACTCCCCCATGTTGACCTTGGCTTCGGTCTTCCCTTCGCTGTGCAGGATCTGCAGCTCCTCGACGCCGAACAGATCCTTCATGCGGCGCCGGGTCAGGTTGGGAAGCTCGGTGGCGATCACCTTGCCGCGGCAGTCGGCGGCACTGGCGATGCCGAGCTCGGGGCGCGAGGCGAGGACCAGGCGCGACGGCTGGTTGGTGTGCTTGGAGAAGATGAAGTCGCCGAGCACCTCCACCTCCTGCTCCATCCCGGCCTCAAAGACGTAGTCCTTGCCGGTGATGCCGCAGTCGACGATGCCGTCGCGCACCTTCTGCGGCATCTCCTTGCGGTCGAGGACGCGAAAGACGACATCCGGGTCATAGGAGGTGGTCAGCTCGTACTGGCGCCCTGCCTTCAGTGGCCGGCCCGATTTTTCCAGCAGCCGCATCACCTGTTCGTTGAGGCTCCCCGACGGGATGCCGAAATAGAGCAGCCCCTCTTTCTTTCCATATGCCATAGTCCCTATCC is a window encoding:
- a CDS encoding efflux transporter outer membrane subunit; translated protein: MQRKTLFLFFLLALLAGCATLAPNYSRPAAPVPTDWPGQGGETPATAGAAVAEIPWQDFFLDPQLRAVIATALEKNRDLRLALLNMERAQAEYRIRRADLLPALDGSAAGSVQRIPADLSASGDGEIVRQYSVGLGVSAFELDLFGRVRSLKEQALEEYLATSEARRSVEISLVASVARAYLNLAADREGLQLARETLENQQASYHLIERRFQAGVASALDLNQARSSLEAARVDIARYTSLVAQDENGLDLLVGARVAAPLLPATLSTDPAPFRTLAPGLPSTVLLARPDIRAAEHRLQGANANIGAARAAFFPRIELVSSIGTGSDQLSGLFGAGSLAWNFAPRLTLPLFNAGANRANLAVAKVDQQLAVARYEQAIQVAFREVADALAVRATIGEQAAAQQALTAATAESYRLSQARYARGIDSYLNVLDAHRSLYSARQNLIGVRLALLANQVTLYQVLGGGSSAAPL
- a CDS encoding efflux RND transporter permease subunit; this translates as MPKFFINRPIFAWVIAIGVMLAGLLAVKTLPVSQYPPIAPPQIAIRAVYPGASAQTVQDTVTQVIEQKLNGIDNLLYMSSTSDSSGTVAITLTFKAGTDPNIAQVQTQNKLQLAVPLLPQIVQRQGIQVVKSTRNFLLIVGLVSENGSMDRNAITDFMVSNVQDIISRLDGVGELQVFGTQNAMRVWLDPARLYNYHLTTSDVVAALQAQNAQVSAGQFGGLPAEQGQQLNATVTARTLLHTPEEFDAIILRTNPDGSTVRLKDVATTKIGTEDYQIQAFYNGKPLGGMAVRLASGANALETGTRIKAKMAELEKYFPAGLKVVYPYDSTPFVKISIEEVVRTLIEAICLVFVIMFLFLQNIRATLIPTIAVPVVLLGTMGALSVAGFSINTLTMFALVIVIGLLVDDAIVVVENVERIMSEEGLSPHDATIKSMGQITGALWGIATVLTAVFLPMAFFGGSTGVIYRQFSITIISAMILSVLVAMILTPALCATILKPIPKGHQAGESGWFPWFFRYFNRAFEFCRHNYERIVGHSFRKPLRYLLIYGCIVAVMVHFFLKLPTSFLPSEDQGFLICQAQLPAGATQDRTIKVLQQMEKHFLEDEKQAVEGVITVAGFSFAGRGQNMGLAFVKLKDWKVRQEPALQADAIAGRAMQAFSHIRDGLAFAFSPPAVLELGVANGFDLELQDRGGLGHDQLMAARNQLLGMAMQDPNLVAVRPNGQNDTPEFKLDIDDARAGAQGVAIGDINSVLSTAWGSSYVNDFIQNGRVKKVFVQADPQFRMLPEDINRWYVRNDQGAMVPFSAFSTAHWQFGSPRLERYNGIPSVEIMGQAAPGISTGEAMNRMEQLVSKLPAGIGYEWTGLSYEEKKAGAQAPALYAISLLVVFLAVAALYESVTIPFVNLLMLPLGLVGAVTAVTLRGLPDDIYLQIGLLTTVGLSTKNAILIIQFIKDQLNQGHELVEATLTAVKIRLRPVIMTSLAFFFGTLPLALTNGAGAAAQNAIGTAVTGGLLSATFIDLIFIPFFFVLISRLFARKKKTVAAPMEGH
- a CDS encoding efflux RND transporter periplasmic adaptor subunit, translating into MRNVCTLRKILFAGLLVAGLTIAGCDQPSVAAPPSQAPPPEVGVAVMKTQPVTLTRELAGRVSARLIAEVRPQVGGIIQKRLFTEGGEVKAGDVLYQIDPATYQAAYASAQAALARAEANVEPARLKAERYAGLVKIDAVSKQESDDVTAAIKQAEADVQVAQAAVDTARINLGYTTVKAPISGRIGRSLVTTGALVTASQATPLATIQALDPAYVDVTQSSAELLQLKRELASGALKGAAGQAKVRLVFEDGTDYDQTGVLKFSDVTVDPSTGSVTLRTLFPNPKQLLLPGMYVRALLEEGVNENAILVPQRGVTRNPEGNAVVMLVGADDKVEQRVIQVARTVGDYWLVAGGLKPGDRVILEGLQRARPGTVVKPVPFGTPAAAAQPAAAK
- a CDS encoding TetR/AcrR family transcriptional regulator, translated to MTRTDKREEILHAALELIAENGFHGAPMAMIAERAGVGAGTIYRYFENKDVLINVLYQELESRIRPVLMVGYATDKPIRERFIHLGSAWLKYFIDHPLDFRYLEQFHNSPYGVEFRRDKLLGKKGNCGVYQQLFAEAIAQQVMKDLPLASLFALAFGPLLAVARDHILGFIALDEDLIARITAACWDGVRR